Genomic window (Pseudomonas sp. MM211):
CGACGGCCCGATGATCGCACCCAGCACGCCGGTGATCATCACGAACACCGCGGCCAGCGCCGCCAGGCCGCCGATCTGGCTGGCCACCAGCATGGCGATTGGCGAGGTCACCGACTTGGGCGCCATGCTCATCAGCATGTTGTGTTCGGCCCCCAGCATCCAGGCCAGCGCAACACCGAGCACGGTGGCGACCACCCCGGCGATCAGCAGGGTCAGCACGGTGGGCCAGAACACCTGGCGGATACGTCGCAGGTTGAGGTAGAGCGGCACGGCCAGCGCGACAGTGGCTGGGCCCAGAAAAATGGTCAGCGCCTCGGCGCCGCTCTTGTACTCGCTGAAGGTCAGCCCGCAGAACAGCAGAATGGCGATGACCAGCAGGGTCGACACCAGTACCGGCTGCAGGAATACCCAGCGGGTCTTCTCGTAGGCCGCGATAGCCAGTTGATAGGCGCCCAGGGTGATGCCGGCCCCGAACAGCGGGTGGTGGGTGACGGCCATCCAGGCACCGTGCCAGTCGAGCATCATCCCTCCCCCCGACGGCGCGCCTGGCGCTCGATCAGTTTCTGCATCATCCAGCCAGCGAACACCAGAGACAGGATCAACGAAAGCACCAGCGCACCGATCACCGCCCAGAAATCGGCAACAATCGCCTCCGCGTAGGCCATCACGCCGACGGCTGGCGGCACCAGCAGCAGCGGCAGGTATTTGAGCAGGCTGCTGGCGGCCTGCTGGATCGGCTCGTCGACCTGACCGCGGCAGAGCAGAAACACCACCAA
Coding sequences:
- a CDS encoding CidA/LrgA family protein; this encodes MLLRGLFWLVLCQLLGTAINALFLPMLPGPILGMLLLVVFLLCRGQVDEPIQQAASSLLKYLPLLLVPPAVGVMAYAEAIVADFWAVIGALVLSLILSLVFAGWMMQKLIERQARRRGEG
- a CDS encoding LrgB family protein → MMLDWHGAWMAVTHHPLFGAGITLGAYQLAIAAYEKTRWVFLQPVLVSTLLVIAILLFCGLTFSEYKSGAEALTIFLGPATVALAVPLYLNLRRIRQVFWPTVLTLLIAGVVATVLGVALAWMLGAEHNMLMSMAPKSVTSPIAMLVASQIGGLAALAAVFVMITGVLGAIIGPSLLRWCGVHHHAAVGMALGMTAHAVGTSRAMQESEECGAFAALAMSLMGVFTAILLPLAVVFLS